The genomic window TGTTGATACCCAAGGAGCTATTAGTGAGGTAATTTAAATGGAAAAATACTACATTGTGGATGGTTCTATTTTGCCAGAATCCTTTGATAAAGTTATCCGTGCTCGTAAATTGATCGAGAGCGGAAAAACGCATCAAGTTAGCGACGCAGTTAAGCAAGTTGGCATCAGTCGTGGTACTTATTACAAGTATAAGGACTTAGTCTTCTTACCAGAAGAAAATCGTACGACTAGAAAAGCATTGATTTCTTTGATGCTTGAACACGAACAAGG from Companilactobacillus sp. includes these protein-coding regions:
- a CDS encoding ACT domain-containing protein, which translates into the protein MEKYYIVDGSILPESFDKVIRARKLIESGKTHQVSDAVKQVGISRGTYYKYKDLVFLPEENRTTRKALISLMLEHEQGLLSKVLVLLSDANASVLTINQNIPIHDLASVVLSFDISHLTGTIDDLLDKLKKFDGISNVQLISIE